One segment of Chelonia mydas isolate rCheMyd1 chromosome 13, rCheMyd1.pri.v2, whole genome shotgun sequence DNA contains the following:
- the CARMIL3 gene encoding capping protein, Arp2/3 and myosin-I linker protein 3 isoform X1, whose protein sequence is MWLRPRSCHGPAGGRPRPGPASIRKVLSRPPNPLLLKVKLETKPKKFEDRVLVLTAWRLHLFGLKVPAKVESSFNVLEIRTLNTINHSQILVDTEKATYSFKFPSAASAEQLTRHVNAALSKIFPSPTAGCLRTPETPRDTSPNSESSTSTSHSICGGFSDTYAALCDYNGLFCREEVQWDVDTIYHSADNHEFNLLDFSHLESRDLALIVAALAYNPWFTRLHCKDLRLGSEVSEQVLHTLSKSHHLEELVLDNTGLKTDFALKLTCALGDNPGSALHSLVLSHNQIEDKGLISLSQQFLYFPKGLRQLGLCKTGVTPKGLAGLCQTLGANPAFSSSLQHLDLSKNPGLLGGEEANGFYSFLAQPNALLRLELAGTDCAVDVLFGALLHGCCTRLRYLNLSRNSFSHRKAKDSQPAFRQFFSSAYALNYVSLSGTKMPLDALRSLFQGLSANTHLSDVHLDLSGCELRSPGAQVLQEQLPGVTAVGSLDISDNGFDSDLLTLVPALGKNKSLKHLWLGKNFSVKSRTLEEILHKIVQLIQEEDCSLQSLSVADSRLKSRTSILINALGSNTCLSKVDLSGNGMEDLGAKMLSKALQINSSLRSIAWDRNNTTALGFHDVARALENNYTLKYMSFPMSDITVAYRSAPERTDEVWQKIQWCLLRNGHSQKFSQEQAFRLQQGIGTSSAEQQMIRRLCLRVQEEVRALHSCPADTVQEEVLYARELMKEAKNSRALFPSLYELGHILASDGPVRQRLESVANEVSKAVDKELQVILESMVTLTQELCPRAMQAAEGHNKMLGAVSERVTVPRNFIRGALLEQAGQDIQNKLNEVKLSVVTYLTNSIVEELLEELYSTHKSLTQHIAHLQQLSEGQGGAGSSGGTPLDQPPRNQLRDPEETTDDELGTSIDTIAIKRQKHGRKIRPVSAFIGGADPDTDATHSWGTNSPSGWLSSSASSQYSHSRSPSFEGLAELPTEGSRLEHRTRGRPRPPRCVPPGPRQNQARTPGSIEPQRQENGTVPRLDEGLEEFFSRRVLTDNTSYPRTPRGCGVRPGPSDALPPMQKKRRKGLFHFRRHRSLKGEREVEDTLWGAPHSSPSTPQGTADEPKASMWSSASLDEREGQEPQGMGIPLPGLGGSGGSGVKGLPPRGKQGPTADRSPNPMREESDSSEAELLQPSRVHGIALPGMGRSLDGKKEGAELQRVGSLQDRERRRSSDGSEKGGWRPQPPPQSSKPAFATIRRAEASWDIAEESSQLDLEGTDISSGAPRVEAGEKPPNPSFLASGKAREPPSGPRPPKPVAIPRGRKPPSQPERSQSSEEQAGGAGPTETRTSPPVARPRPDHLETEGGSEVGRKAAPLKPQRTRRAQSCDKLESDQGRDPGARGAANAPLPDPPPPPPSEQHQPPRKPRLPISRPFLSVDQAVGTQESGTD, encoded by the exons ATGTGGCTCCGGCCCCGCAGCTGCCATGGCCCGGCCGGCGGGAGACCTCGCCCGGGACCTGCAAG CATTCGCAAGGTCCTGAGCCGCCCGCCCAACCCTCTGCTGCTGAAGGTGAAGCTTGAAACCAAGCCCAAGAAGTTTGAGGATCGTGTGTTG GTGCTGACGGCCTGGCGGCTCCACCTCTTCGGGCTGAAAGTGCCGGCCAAG GTCGAAAGCTCCTTCAATGTCTTGGAAATTCGAACGTTAAACACAATAAACCACAGCCAG ATCCTGGTGGACACGGAGAAAGCCACCTACAGCTTCAAATTCCCCAGCGCGGCCAGCGCCGAGCAGCTCACCCGGCACGTCAACGCGGCTCTCAGCAAGAtcttccccagccccacggcGGG ctgtctgAGGACCCCTGAGACCCCCCGGGACACGTCCCCCAACTCCGAGAGTTCGACCTCCACCAGTCACAGCATCTgcg GGGGGTTCTCCGATACCTACGCCGCCCTCTGCGACTACAACGGGCTCTTCTGCCGGGAGGAGGTGCAGTGG GATGTCGACACCATCTACCACTCGGCCGACAATCATGAATTCAACCTGCTGGACTTCAGCCACCTGGAAAGCCG GGACCTGGCTTTGATCGTCGCTGCCCTTGCCTACAACCCTTGGTTCACGCGACTGCACTGCAAGGACCTGAGGCTG ggctCTGAGGTATCTGAGCAAGTTCTGCACACACTCAGCAAGTCCCATCACCTGGAGGAGCTGGTGCTGGACAACACGGGGTTAAAAAC AGACTTCGCGCTCAAACTGACCTGCGCTCTGGGAGACAACCCCGGCTCGGCCCTGCACAGCCTGGTGCTGTCGCACAACCAGATCGAGGACAAAG gTCTCATCTCCCTGAGCCAGCAATTCCTCTACTTCCCCAAGGGGCTGCGGCAGCTCGGGCTCTGCAAGACGGGGGTCACCCCGAAAG ggctggccgGGCTCTGTCAGACCCTGGGGGCCAACCCGGCCTTCAGCAGCTCCCTGCAACACCTGGACCTCAGCAAGAACCCCGGGCTGCTGGGCGGCGAGGAGGCCAAC ggTTTTTATTCCTTCCTGGCCCAGCCCAACGCCCTCCTGCGCCTCGAGCTGGCCGGCACGGACTGCGCCGTCGACGTG ttATTCGGGGCGCTGCTGCATGGATGTTGCACTCGGCTTCGCTACCTCAACCTCTCCCGGAACTCCTTCTCGCACAG GAAAGCCAAGGACTCCCAGCCGGCCTTCAGGCAATTCTTCTCGAGCGCCTACGCACTGAACTACGTGAGCCTGTCGGGCACGAAAATGCCCCTGGATGCCTtgag GTCTCTGTTCCAGGGTCTCTCGGCCAACACCCACCTGAGTGACGTTCACCTGGACTTGAGTGGCTGTGAg ctgcGCTCGCCGGGGGCTCAGGTCCTACAGGAGCAGCTCCCAGGGGTCACTGCCGTGGGGAGCCTAGACATCTCCGACAAcg GTTTCGACTCCGATTTGCTGACGTTGGTCCCTGCTTTGGGCAAGAACAAATCCCTCAAACACCTCTGGCTGGGCAAGAACTTCAGCGTCAAGTCCCG GACGCTGGAGGAGATACTTCACAAGATTGTACAGCTGATTCAGGAGGAAGATTGT TCCCTGCAGTCTCTCTCTGTGGCCGACTCACGGCTGAAGTCCCGGACCAGCATCCTCATCAACGCCCTTGGCAGTAATACCTGCTTGAGCAAGGTGGACCTGAGCGGGAATGGCATGGAGGACCTGGGGGCCAAGATGCTGTCCAAGGCTCTGCAGATCAACAGCAGCCTCCG GAGCATCGCCTGGGACCGGAACAACACGACAGCACTCGGCTTCCATGATGTTGCCCGAGCCCTGGAGAA CAACTACACCCTGAAGTACATGTCCTTCCCCATGAGCGACATCACAGTCGCTTACCGCAGTGCCCCGGAGAGGACGGACGAGGTGTGGCAGAAG atCCAATGGTGCCTCCTCCGAAACGGCCATTCCCAGAAGTTCTCCCAGGAGCAGGCGTTCCGACTCCAGCAGGGGATCGGCACCAGCAGCGCCGAGCAA CAGATGATCAGACGGCTGTGCCTGCGGgtccaggaggaggtgagggctctgcaCAGCTGCCCTGCTGATACTGTCCAGGAGGAGGTGCTCTATGCGCGGGAGCTCATGAAGGAGGCCAAGAACTCGCGGGCG ctgttccCCAGCCTCTATGAACTGGGACACATCTTGGCGAGCGACGGGCCCGTCCGGCAGCGACTGGAGTCCGTGGCCAATGAGGTCTCCAAGGCCGTTGACAAGGAGCTGCAG GTGATCCTGGAGTCCATGGTGACACTGACCCAGGAGCTCTGCCCCAGGGCCATGCAGGCCGCCGAGGGCCACAACAAGATGCTGGGGGCCGTGTCAGAGCGGGTGACCGTCCCCCGCAACTTCATCCGGGGGGCACTGCTGGAGCAGGCCGGGCAGGACATCCAGAACAAGCTGAA CGAGGTGAAGTTGTCTGTGGTGACGTATCTCACCAACTCCATCGTGGAGGAGCTCCTGGAGGAGTTGTACAGCACCCACAAGAGCCTG ACCCAGCACATCGCTCACCTCCAGCAGCTCTCCGAGGGGCAGGGCGGTGCTGGGAGCTCCGGGGGGACCCCACTGGACCAGCCCCCCAGGAACCAGCTGAGAGATCCTGAGGAGACCACAGACGATGAGCTGGGAACCAGCATT GACACCATTGCTATCAAGAGGCAGAAACATGGCAGGAAAATCCGACCTGTCTCAGCTTTTATCG gcGGGGCTGACCCAGACACTGATGCCACACACTCCTGGGGCACCAACTCGCCGTCAGGCTGGCTCTCCTCGTCAGCCAGCAGCCAGTACTCGCATTCCCGCAGCCCCTCCTTCGAGGGACTGGCTGAGCTCCCCACTGAGGGGTCCCGGCTGGAGCACCGCACCCGcggccggccccggcccccccggTGCGTCCCCCCGGGGCCCCGCCAGAAC CAGGCTCGGACACCTGGGTCCATTGAGCCCCAGCGGCAGGAGAATGGGACAGTGCCGCGACTGGATGAGGGGCTGGAGGAATTTTTTAGCAGGCGTGTCCTCACAGATAACACCAG CTATCCACGGACTCCCAGAGGCTGTGGGGTGAGACCAGGCCCCTCAGACGCGCTGCCCCCCATGCAGAAGAAGAGGCGAAAGGGGCTTTTCCATTTTCGGAGGCATCGGAGCCtcaagggggagagggaggttgaAGACACCCTGTGgggggccccccacagctcccccagcaccccccaaggGACAGCAGATGAGCCCAAGGCTTCAATGTGGAGTTCAGCCAGCCTGGatgagagggaggggcaggaaccccaGGGAATGGGGATTCCCCTCCCCGGGTTGGGGGGCAGCGGAGGAAGTGGGGTGAAGGGGCTGCCCCCCAGAGGTAAGCAG GGCCCCACCGCTGATCGTTCCCCCAACCCCATGAGGGAGGAGTCAGATTCTTCGGAGGCGGAGCTACTGCAGCCCTCCAGAGTGCACGGAATCGCCCTGCCCGGAATGGGGCGGAGCCTGGATGGGAAGAAAGAG GGGGCAGAGCTGCAAAGGGTGGGCAGCCTACAGGATCGAGAGAGGAGGAGGTCCTCGGACGGCTCAG AGAAAGGGGGCTGgagaccccagcctccccctcagAGCTCCAAGCCAGCGTTTGCCACCATTCGAAGGGCTGAGGCTAGCTGGGATATCG CGGAGGAGAGCTCCCAGCTGGACCTGGAGGGGACGGACATCTCCAGCGGGGCCCCCAGAGTGGAGGCAGGGGAGAAGCCCCCAAACCCCAGCTTCCTGGCATCTGGAAAG GCCAGGGAGCCACCatccggcccccgcccccccaagccaGTAGCCATCCCCCGCGGCCGAAAGCCCCCGAGTCAGCCGGAGAGGAGTCAGAGTAGCGAGGAGCAGGCAGGTGGGGCCGGCCCCACCGAGACTCGGACTTCCCCCCCCGTCGCCCGCCCCCGACCGGACCACTTGGAAACAGAAG gggGGTCCGAGGTGGGGCGGAAGGCGGCCCCTCTGAAACCTCAGCGAACGCGCCGGGCGCAGTCCTGTGACAAACTGGAATCAGATCAGGGTCGAGACCCCGGAGCCAGAG GTGCTGCTAACGCCCCCCTGCCggacccccctccgcccccgccctCGGAGCAGCATCAGCCCCCTCGGAAACCTCGTCTCCCCATCTCCCGGCCTTTCCTCTCTGTGGACCAGGCTGTGG gaacccaggagtccgggacaGACTGA
- the CARMIL3 gene encoding capping protein, Arp2/3 and myosin-I linker protein 3 isoform X2 — protein sequence MWLRPRSCHGPAGGRPRPGPASIRKVLSRPPNPLLLKVKLETKPKKFEDRVLVLTAWRLHLFGLKVPAKVESSFNVLEIRTLNTINHSQILVDTEKATYSFKFPSAASAEQLTRHVNAALSKIFPSPTAGCLRTPETPRDTSPNSESSTSTSHSICGGFSDTYAALCDYNGLFCREEVQWDVDTIYHSADNHEFNLLDFSHLESRDLALIVAALAYNPWFTRLHCKDLRLGSEVSEQVLHTLSKSHHLEELVLDNTGLKTDFALKLTCALGDNPGSALHSLVLSHNQIEDKGLISLSQQFLYFPKGLRQLGLCKTGVTPKGLAGLCQTLGANPAFSSSLQHLDLSKNPGLLGGEEANGFYSFLAQPNALLRLELAGTDCAVDVLFGALLHGCCTRLRYLNLSRNSFSHRKAKDSQPAFRQFFSSAYALNYVSLSGTKMPLDALRSLFQGLSANTHLSDVHLDLSGCELRSPGAQVLQEQLPGVTAVGSLDISDNGFDSDLLTLVPALGKNKSLKHLWLGKNFSVKSRTLEEILHKIVQLIQEEDCSLQSLSVADSRLKSRTSILINALGSNTCLSKVDLSGNGMEDLGAKMLSKALQINSSLRSIAWDRNNTTALGFHDVARALENNYTLKYMSFPMSDITVAYRSAPERTDEVWQKIQWCLLRNGHSQKFSQEQAFRLQQGIGTSSAEQMIRRLCLRVQEEVRALHSCPADTVQEEVLYARELMKEAKNSRALFPSLYELGHILASDGPVRQRLESVANEVSKAVDKELQVILESMVTLTQELCPRAMQAAEGHNKMLGAVSERVTVPRNFIRGALLEQAGQDIQNKLNEVKLSVVTYLTNSIVEELLEELYSTHKSLTQHIAHLQQLSEGQGGAGSSGGTPLDQPPRNQLRDPEETTDDELGTSIDTIAIKRQKHGRKIRPVSAFIGGADPDTDATHSWGTNSPSGWLSSSASSQYSHSRSPSFEGLAELPTEGSRLEHRTRGRPRPPRCVPPGPRQNQARTPGSIEPQRQENGTVPRLDEGLEEFFSRRVLTDNTSYPRTPRGCGVRPGPSDALPPMQKKRRKGLFHFRRHRSLKGEREVEDTLWGAPHSSPSTPQGTADEPKASMWSSASLDEREGQEPQGMGIPLPGLGGSGGSGVKGLPPRGKQGPTADRSPNPMREESDSSEAELLQPSRVHGIALPGMGRSLDGKKEGAELQRVGSLQDRERRRSSDGSEKGGWRPQPPPQSSKPAFATIRRAEASWDIAEESSQLDLEGTDISSGAPRVEAGEKPPNPSFLASGKAREPPSGPRPPKPVAIPRGRKPPSQPERSQSSEEQAGGAGPTETRTSPPVARPRPDHLETEGGSEVGRKAAPLKPQRTRRAQSCDKLESDQGRDPGARGAANAPLPDPPPPPPSEQHQPPRKPRLPISRPFLSVDQAVGTQESGTD from the exons ATGTGGCTCCGGCCCCGCAGCTGCCATGGCCCGGCCGGCGGGAGACCTCGCCCGGGACCTGCAAG CATTCGCAAGGTCCTGAGCCGCCCGCCCAACCCTCTGCTGCTGAAGGTGAAGCTTGAAACCAAGCCCAAGAAGTTTGAGGATCGTGTGTTG GTGCTGACGGCCTGGCGGCTCCACCTCTTCGGGCTGAAAGTGCCGGCCAAG GTCGAAAGCTCCTTCAATGTCTTGGAAATTCGAACGTTAAACACAATAAACCACAGCCAG ATCCTGGTGGACACGGAGAAAGCCACCTACAGCTTCAAATTCCCCAGCGCGGCCAGCGCCGAGCAGCTCACCCGGCACGTCAACGCGGCTCTCAGCAAGAtcttccccagccccacggcGGG ctgtctgAGGACCCCTGAGACCCCCCGGGACACGTCCCCCAACTCCGAGAGTTCGACCTCCACCAGTCACAGCATCTgcg GGGGGTTCTCCGATACCTACGCCGCCCTCTGCGACTACAACGGGCTCTTCTGCCGGGAGGAGGTGCAGTGG GATGTCGACACCATCTACCACTCGGCCGACAATCATGAATTCAACCTGCTGGACTTCAGCCACCTGGAAAGCCG GGACCTGGCTTTGATCGTCGCTGCCCTTGCCTACAACCCTTGGTTCACGCGACTGCACTGCAAGGACCTGAGGCTG ggctCTGAGGTATCTGAGCAAGTTCTGCACACACTCAGCAAGTCCCATCACCTGGAGGAGCTGGTGCTGGACAACACGGGGTTAAAAAC AGACTTCGCGCTCAAACTGACCTGCGCTCTGGGAGACAACCCCGGCTCGGCCCTGCACAGCCTGGTGCTGTCGCACAACCAGATCGAGGACAAAG gTCTCATCTCCCTGAGCCAGCAATTCCTCTACTTCCCCAAGGGGCTGCGGCAGCTCGGGCTCTGCAAGACGGGGGTCACCCCGAAAG ggctggccgGGCTCTGTCAGACCCTGGGGGCCAACCCGGCCTTCAGCAGCTCCCTGCAACACCTGGACCTCAGCAAGAACCCCGGGCTGCTGGGCGGCGAGGAGGCCAAC ggTTTTTATTCCTTCCTGGCCCAGCCCAACGCCCTCCTGCGCCTCGAGCTGGCCGGCACGGACTGCGCCGTCGACGTG ttATTCGGGGCGCTGCTGCATGGATGTTGCACTCGGCTTCGCTACCTCAACCTCTCCCGGAACTCCTTCTCGCACAG GAAAGCCAAGGACTCCCAGCCGGCCTTCAGGCAATTCTTCTCGAGCGCCTACGCACTGAACTACGTGAGCCTGTCGGGCACGAAAATGCCCCTGGATGCCTtgag GTCTCTGTTCCAGGGTCTCTCGGCCAACACCCACCTGAGTGACGTTCACCTGGACTTGAGTGGCTGTGAg ctgcGCTCGCCGGGGGCTCAGGTCCTACAGGAGCAGCTCCCAGGGGTCACTGCCGTGGGGAGCCTAGACATCTCCGACAAcg GTTTCGACTCCGATTTGCTGACGTTGGTCCCTGCTTTGGGCAAGAACAAATCCCTCAAACACCTCTGGCTGGGCAAGAACTTCAGCGTCAAGTCCCG GACGCTGGAGGAGATACTTCACAAGATTGTACAGCTGATTCAGGAGGAAGATTGT TCCCTGCAGTCTCTCTCTGTGGCCGACTCACGGCTGAAGTCCCGGACCAGCATCCTCATCAACGCCCTTGGCAGTAATACCTGCTTGAGCAAGGTGGACCTGAGCGGGAATGGCATGGAGGACCTGGGGGCCAAGATGCTGTCCAAGGCTCTGCAGATCAACAGCAGCCTCCG GAGCATCGCCTGGGACCGGAACAACACGACAGCACTCGGCTTCCATGATGTTGCCCGAGCCCTGGAGAA CAACTACACCCTGAAGTACATGTCCTTCCCCATGAGCGACATCACAGTCGCTTACCGCAGTGCCCCGGAGAGGACGGACGAGGTGTGGCAGAAG atCCAATGGTGCCTCCTCCGAAACGGCCATTCCCAGAAGTTCTCCCAGGAGCAGGCGTTCCGACTCCAGCAGGGGATCGGCACCAGCAGCGCCGAGCAA ATGATCAGACGGCTGTGCCTGCGGgtccaggaggaggtgagggctctgcaCAGCTGCCCTGCTGATACTGTCCAGGAGGAGGTGCTCTATGCGCGGGAGCTCATGAAGGAGGCCAAGAACTCGCGGGCG ctgttccCCAGCCTCTATGAACTGGGACACATCTTGGCGAGCGACGGGCCCGTCCGGCAGCGACTGGAGTCCGTGGCCAATGAGGTCTCCAAGGCCGTTGACAAGGAGCTGCAG GTGATCCTGGAGTCCATGGTGACACTGACCCAGGAGCTCTGCCCCAGGGCCATGCAGGCCGCCGAGGGCCACAACAAGATGCTGGGGGCCGTGTCAGAGCGGGTGACCGTCCCCCGCAACTTCATCCGGGGGGCACTGCTGGAGCAGGCCGGGCAGGACATCCAGAACAAGCTGAA CGAGGTGAAGTTGTCTGTGGTGACGTATCTCACCAACTCCATCGTGGAGGAGCTCCTGGAGGAGTTGTACAGCACCCACAAGAGCCTG ACCCAGCACATCGCTCACCTCCAGCAGCTCTCCGAGGGGCAGGGCGGTGCTGGGAGCTCCGGGGGGACCCCACTGGACCAGCCCCCCAGGAACCAGCTGAGAGATCCTGAGGAGACCACAGACGATGAGCTGGGAACCAGCATT GACACCATTGCTATCAAGAGGCAGAAACATGGCAGGAAAATCCGACCTGTCTCAGCTTTTATCG gcGGGGCTGACCCAGACACTGATGCCACACACTCCTGGGGCACCAACTCGCCGTCAGGCTGGCTCTCCTCGTCAGCCAGCAGCCAGTACTCGCATTCCCGCAGCCCCTCCTTCGAGGGACTGGCTGAGCTCCCCACTGAGGGGTCCCGGCTGGAGCACCGCACCCGcggccggccccggcccccccggTGCGTCCCCCCGGGGCCCCGCCAGAAC CAGGCTCGGACACCTGGGTCCATTGAGCCCCAGCGGCAGGAGAATGGGACAGTGCCGCGACTGGATGAGGGGCTGGAGGAATTTTTTAGCAGGCGTGTCCTCACAGATAACACCAG CTATCCACGGACTCCCAGAGGCTGTGGGGTGAGACCAGGCCCCTCAGACGCGCTGCCCCCCATGCAGAAGAAGAGGCGAAAGGGGCTTTTCCATTTTCGGAGGCATCGGAGCCtcaagggggagagggaggttgaAGACACCCTGTGgggggccccccacagctcccccagcaccccccaaggGACAGCAGATGAGCCCAAGGCTTCAATGTGGAGTTCAGCCAGCCTGGatgagagggaggggcaggaaccccaGGGAATGGGGATTCCCCTCCCCGGGTTGGGGGGCAGCGGAGGAAGTGGGGTGAAGGGGCTGCCCCCCAGAGGTAAGCAG GGCCCCACCGCTGATCGTTCCCCCAACCCCATGAGGGAGGAGTCAGATTCTTCGGAGGCGGAGCTACTGCAGCCCTCCAGAGTGCACGGAATCGCCCTGCCCGGAATGGGGCGGAGCCTGGATGGGAAGAAAGAG GGGGCAGAGCTGCAAAGGGTGGGCAGCCTACAGGATCGAGAGAGGAGGAGGTCCTCGGACGGCTCAG AGAAAGGGGGCTGgagaccccagcctccccctcagAGCTCCAAGCCAGCGTTTGCCACCATTCGAAGGGCTGAGGCTAGCTGGGATATCG CGGAGGAGAGCTCCCAGCTGGACCTGGAGGGGACGGACATCTCCAGCGGGGCCCCCAGAGTGGAGGCAGGGGAGAAGCCCCCAAACCCCAGCTTCCTGGCATCTGGAAAG GCCAGGGAGCCACCatccggcccccgcccccccaagccaGTAGCCATCCCCCGCGGCCGAAAGCCCCCGAGTCAGCCGGAGAGGAGTCAGAGTAGCGAGGAGCAGGCAGGTGGGGCCGGCCCCACCGAGACTCGGACTTCCCCCCCCGTCGCCCGCCCCCGACCGGACCACTTGGAAACAGAAG gggGGTCCGAGGTGGGGCGGAAGGCGGCCCCTCTGAAACCTCAGCGAACGCGCCGGGCGCAGTCCTGTGACAAACTGGAATCAGATCAGGGTCGAGACCCCGGAGCCAGAG GTGCTGCTAACGCCCCCCTGCCggacccccctccgcccccgccctCGGAGCAGCATCAGCCCCCTCGGAAACCTCGTCTCCCCATCTCCCGGCCTTTCCTCTCTGTGGACCAGGCTGTGG gaacccaggagtccgggacaGACTGA